From Danio aesculapii chromosome 18, fDanAes4.1, whole genome shotgun sequence, a single genomic window includes:
- the LOC130245614 gene encoding C-factor-like: protein MLTYMYKPLIVKSAGLRTAMMASVICDSVLVTGSNRGIGLELVRQLVKSPKSPGHIFAGCRDPGGTKAQELHVLAQKHQGVITVVQLDTDSPDSIEEASKLVESKLNGKGLNLIINNAGVNIPGSLAETGKKEMVDSCMTNVVGPMLIAKNFHPLLCKAAAQFPQSSMSCSRSAVVNVSTLLSSITRCPENFYRSPMYPYRISKAALNMLTRCLAEDFRKDGILVMSIHPGWVQTEMGGPQALLTTAKSVSGMIKVITRLTEKDSGTLLDWEGNNIPW from the exons ATGCTGACATACATGTATAAGCCTCTCATTGTAAAAAGTGCAGGTCTCAGAACAGCCATGATGGCGTCTGTAATTTGTGACAGTGTTTTGGTGACCGGATCAAACCGGGGAATTGGACTTGAGCTGGTTCGCCAGCTAGTTAAATCACCCAAATCTCCAGGTCACATCTTTGCTGGCTGTAGAGACCCAGGCGGAACAAAAGCTCAG GAACTCCACGTTCTCGCTCAGAAGCACCAGGGTGTGATCACGGTTGTGCAACtgg ATACAGATAGTCCGGATAGCATTGAAGAGGCTTCAAAATTGGTGGAATCCAAGCTGAATGGCAAAGGGTTAAATCTGATCATCAACAATGCTGGTGTGAACATCCCAGGATCCCTAGCGGAGACAGGAAAAAAGGAGATGGTGGATTCGTGCATGACTAATGTTGTAGGACCCATGCTCATTGCAAAA AATTTCCATCCCCTCTTGTGTAAAGCTGCAGCTCAGTTTCCTCAATCAAGCATGTCTTGCAGTAGATCAGCTGTTGTCAATGTCTCCACACTGCTGTCATCCATCACAAGATGCCCTGAGAATTTCTACAGGTCTCCAATGTACCCCTATCGCATCAGCAAG gcagcactgaacatgttaaCTCGCTGCTTGGCGGAGGATTTCAGAAAAGATGGCATTCTTGTTATGTCTATCCATCCAGGATGGGTCCAGACAGAAATGGGAGGCCCACAG GCTCTCCTGACGACAGCCAAGAGCGTCAGCGGCATGATAAAAGTCATCACAAGACTCACTGAGAAAGACAGCGGGACTCTTTTAGATTGGGAAGGCAATAACATCCCCTGGTGA